The genome window ATTGCTACAGCCTTTTTTAGTAGCATTGGAGTTTTCAAAGAGTCCATTAGAAAACCAGCCATTATCTCTGTTTTCACTCTCTTCTTATCCTTAGGCCTAGGCCGTGTTTTAAGTATTGCATTAGATGGTTTCCCTTCCGATGGAATAGTAAAAGCGACAGTGCTCGAACTTGTATTAGGTATTATCGGAGTAACACTTTTCAGTGTTTATAAAAATAAATCAACATCTACT of Flammeovirga agarivorans contains these proteins:
- a CDS encoding DUF4345 domain-containing protein; amino-acid sequence: MKNSKTLKVYLLLSGILLSIIGALTSFNPIEIKANEGIILAGNPSALNDVRSFGMLLIATAFFSSIGVFKESIRKPAIISVFTLFLSLGLGRVLSIALDGFPSDGIVKATVLELVLGIIGVTLFSVYKNKSTSTH